GGTTTGCACGCCTGCGCACTTTTTAATACCTCTGGCCAACTATTACGCATGTCGGAAGATGTCGGACGGCACAACGCAATGGACAAGCTGATCGGCGGCGAACTGCGAGCCGGCGCCGAACGCTTTCGCGACAGCATGGTGTTGGTCAGTGGGCGCGCCAGCTTTGAACTCGTGCAAAAAGCGCTGATGGCTGGCATCCCCATCCTCGCGGCCATTGGCGCTCCTTCTAGCCTGGCTGTGCAATTGGCGGCCCAGCACGACATGACCCTGATCGGTTTCGTCCGTGCCGATCGTTTCAACATCTACTGCGGCGACGAGCGAATTTGCTAGCGCAACCCCAGCCCAGCTCATCCGATCCATAAGGAGCGTTTTGTGATCCAAAGTTCAGAATCGACCAACAACGTCAACGGAATCGTTCTGCACAAGGCCCTGCCCGACAATGGACATGGAACGATTTGCTTGATACCGACGCGACCTGAACCCAAGCTTCGTCAACGGCGCCCCGAGAGCAAAGCGACCGGACTACCAGCCGTAGCCAACAGTTTTCAGTATGCCATCCGTGAAGCGGGGATCGTTCGCGGGACGCTTCCTCTCTTGCAACTCAACCAGAAAGATGGCTTTGACTGCCCAGGCTGCGCTTGGCCCGATCCCGATGGAAAACGCTCCGCTTTTGATTTTTGCGAGAACGGCGCCAAAGCGGTCGCACATGAGTCCGATAGCCGGCGAATTACGGCTGATTTCTTTGCGCAGTATAGCGTTGCGGAGCTATCGACCTACTCCGATTATTGGCTAGAGCAGCAAGGCCGCCTGACCCAACCGATGGTGCTCCGCGCTGGCGCTGCCCATTACGAGCCGATCCAGTGGGACGAAGCGTTCGGCATGATCGCGACTTCGCTTAATTCTCAACAATCGCCCGACGAGGCGTCGTTCTACACTTCTGGTAAAGCGGTCAATGAGGCGGCCTTCGCTTATCAATTGTTCGCGCGCCAATTCGGGACGAACAATCTGCCAGACTGCTCGAACATGTGCCACGAGTCGAGCGGGTCGGCGCTGACCAACACGCTTGGTTTTGGCAAAGGGACGGTTACGCTCGAAGATCTGGAAAACGCCGAATTGATTTTTGTGGTAGGCCAGAATCCCGGCACCAATCATCCGCGGCAATTGACGGCGCTGCAGCATGCGAAACGAAAAGGAGCGAAGATCATCGCGGTAAATCCGCTGCCGGAAACCGGATTGATCTCGTTTATGAATCCTCAAGAAGTCTTGGGCATGCTCGGAGTCGCGACGAAGTTGGCCGATCTTTTTCTTCAGGTCAAAATCAACGGTGACGTTCCCCTATTCAAAGGGATCTTGAAAACGTTGGTCGAACGTGACGACGTGCAACCGGGCGCCGCGATCAACTGGGACTTTGTGCATCAATACACGACCAACATGGATGATCTGCGAAACAGCGTTCGCCAGGCTCCGTGGGAAGACCTTGAGCGATTATCAGGCATCTCACGCGAGCAGATGAGCGTCGTCGCCGATTGGGTCTGCAAGACCGAACGCATCGTTATTTGCTGGTGCCTGGGAGTGACGCAACATCAAAACGGCGCCGGAAACGTCCAAGAATTGGTCAATCTATTGCTGCTTCGCGGAGCGATAGGAATGCCGGCCGCCGGCGCGTGTTGTGTTCGCGGTCATTCGAATGTGCAAGGAGATCGCACGATGGGAGTTTGGGAGCGAGCTGCGCCTGAATTTCTCGATCAACTCCGCGATGCGTTTCAATTCGAACCGCCGCGCCACCACGGATTGGATGCACAGCGAACGGCGAAAGCGATGCATAACGGAAAGATCAAAACGTTCATTTCCTTGGGCGGCAACTTTTTGATGGCCCTCTCTGACACGCAGTTTACGGCCGAGGCGCTGCAGCGCGTTGCTCTGACGGTGCGAATCGGCACCAAGTTAAATCGCGCCGACCTGGTGACCGGCAAACAAGCGCTGCTGCTCCCTTGTCTAGGGCGAACCGAAATCGATTTTCGCTTGATTGATAACGTGGTGCACGAGCAATTTACCAGCACCGAAAACTCCATGGGAGTCGTGCAATGGTCGCGCGGACGGTTTACGCCGGCGTCCTCCTATTTGCTGGGTGAAACCGAGATCGTCTGCCGCATTGCCGCGGCCGCATTAGGCCCCCAAGCAAGCGTCGATTGGCAGGCCTGGGGTCAAAACTATGATCATATTCGCGCCGGCATCGCCAAAGTGATCCCCGGCTGCGCCCACTACAACCAGGATGTCCGCAAGCCTGGCGGCTTCTATCTTCCCAATCCGCCGCGCCAGCGCATATTTCCGACGGCGACCGGCAAGGCGCTGTTCACCGCCAATGCGTTGCCCGAGCGGAAACTGGAACCGAATCAGCTTTTGCTGACGACGATCCGGAGCCATGATCAGTTCAACACGACGATCTACGGGCTACATGATCGCTATCGCGGCATTCACAACGCGCGTCGCGTCGTGCTCGTGAATGTCGCTGACTTACGTCAACTTGGTCTGATCTCCCAGCAAAAGGTGGATGTCACGAGCCATTTTGACGGCCAAACGCGCACCGCCTATCAGTTTACCGTAGTCGAGTACCCGATTCCCCCAGGCTGTGCCGCGATGTACTATCCCGAAGCGAACGTATTGGCGCCGATCGATGCGACCGATACGGTGAGCAATTGTCCCGCGTTCAAGAGCATGGTGATTACGCTGGCTGCAAATCAAGCGTAGCGTCTGTTTTGAAGCTGCACGGACCTCTTCCAGCGCTGGCAAACCGCATTCGATACCACTCCCCAGTTCTTAGCCCCAACGCGGCCGGGCCTAAGAGCTGGGGAGTGCTCGGTTCGCACAGTCAGACTAGGCGGGATGGCCATCCCGCAGGACTGGAACACCCTCGTGAAAAATGGACTAGAGCGGTTTCCTGCTAGCTGCCCCATTTTGATTTTCCAACGATTGAAAGTGAAGACGGTGCTGCGCGGCGTTAGCCGCGGTTTTTGTCTCCAATTTTCCGTCGACAAAGAGTTCCTGTCAGAAACCGCGGCTAACGCCGTGCGGCTGATTTTGGGGGAGAAGCTAGACGACAGGGGACTCTTTGTTCAGCTTGCTGAAAACCGCTCTAGCGTGGATGTTGGATACGGCGAAGCGCCCCCTTCTCTCCAATCAACTTGTCGCTTGACAAAGCGCACGGATACGTGGTCGATTCCTGGTTGGACCAATAGAACGCAGCCTGAGTCGGCGATCACGGTACGCGCGATTCCTTGCGCACAGGGCGATGGGACCGTGGGACATCCAATTTGCAGTCCGGTCCCATCGACAACCCGGAAAAATTGCCAGTCCGGTCCAGTCAGTGACGAGACGCTCGCCCAGTTTGGATAGCGGCAAGAGCCTGGCGTCCGATGGAGAGCTCAAGTTGCCCAGCTTAACTTTCAGGCAAGATGGGAAAGACGTACGAAAATTTGGAGCGCTGTCCGGTCCAGTCCAACGATTCGGCAGGGACGCTAAGTCTGCCCAGATTAACGCACAGGCAAAGTGGGGTGTTTCGATGAAAAAAAACGCGTGCGGTCCGGTCCAGTCCAACCGTCTAATCCAATGGTCTGACGTTGGCTTCTAAAGCGCCCAGTCTACCACGCAAGCAAAGTGAAACAGTTCGACGAAAAAAAACGGGGCCAGTCCGGTCCAGTCCAACCATCTAATCCAATGGTCTGACGTTGGCATCTAAAGCGCCCAGTCTACCATGCAAGCAAAGTGAAACAGTTCGACGAAAAAAAACGGGGCCGGTCCGGTCCAGCCGGAGACGAAGTGCTTACCTGGCAGGGATAGCCGCAAGAGTTGGACGCCTAGCGATCAGCCGGGACGTCTGTTCTTTGACAATTTGGATTTGCCAAGATGGAGAGATCCGAACGGAGTTTTCGTGCGCTGCGCGGCTGGCTACACAGAGTGGGGCGGCTGGCGTTTCTGACCAACCATGCGTCTAGAAAGGGGGTGGCGCATCGCCTGATGACGGATGCTTGATCAGAACGAGTCGTTCTCTGCGGCGATTCCGACGCTGACGGACGAAAGGAGGATTCCCAGTGAGATCCAACGACACGCGGTTATCGCCAAGGAAGTCTGCATTTTCGGGATCCTTGTGCGTTCTAGAAAAAAAAATCCTGGGAGCAAACGCCAAAGGATTGCCGAGCTGATCACCAAAAAACGCTCGGCGACGTCCTTGAACGTCGCCGAGCGAAATCGAAATCAAGGTTGCACGTCAAGTTAGTTATTCTGCAATGAAGACATCTTTCTTCGGGAATTTGTCAAACAACGTCTTCGGCCTGCTGAAGTTCGTCGCCAAGACGTCGGTCGGATTGCCGGCGATCCATTGCGAAAGATCGATCTTCTCATACGTGCCGGAGTTAAATCCGATCAGGATCTTCGCCTTCTTGTCGCCGACGTTTTCGATTGAGTGGCCATAACCTTGCGGGATATATCCGGCGTCCCCCTTTTCCAAGGTTTCGGTTCGGAATCGTCCGTGCGAGCCGAACATGGTGACGCTGACGTTACCGTCGATCACGTATTGCCATTCGTCGGCGTTGGGATGCCAGTGAAGTTCCCGCATTCCCTTTGGCTCTAACTCAAGGTAAACGCCGGTGACCGTCGTGGAGATTGGAAAGCGTTCGGTATCAACGCGCCATTCGCGCCCCCCTTCAAACTCCGAGTGCGGCGGTCCCGCCAGAAGTTGGTGCTTGTGCGTCAGCGGCGGAATTTGCAATCCTTGCAGCGGCACGGTTGGCGTTTGCGGAGGTTGTTCGCCGTGAGCAAAATAGACCTCCTCTTTGGGGAAGTCTTTGAAGGTCGATTCCGGCAGGCCGAAATTTTTGGCCAACAGCGGCGCCGGCACGTGCCCCATCCAATCGCTGATGCTAAACGTGCCAAATTCCGAGAAATAGCCGTTATCGAAGATCAGGATGAAGTGGCAAGCCTTGTTCCCCAGACATTCCAGCATATGGCCATGACCACGAGGAAAGAACCAAACGTCACCCGGCTCAAAATCGTTCGTTTCAGCGTAGCCATCCGGCTGAATGACCGTCGTTCGGACGTTTCCTTCCAGCACAAACGCCCACTCGGCGGCTGTCGCATGCCAATGCAGTTCGCGCATTGCGCCCGGCTCTAGACGCATCGATACGCCGGCGATCCCGGTCGAAATCGGCAGTTGCTCAACGGTCACTTCCTTGCCAAAGCTGCCGCCGATGACTTTCCCCTTTGACTTTTCCAAGGCGAACTTGAACGTAGGCAGGTCTTTGCCCGCAAGTAGCGGCGCTGGAATGTTGTTCATGAACGACGGATCGCCTCCCAGCGCTTCTTCCTGTTTTTTCACGGCGCCGCCCAACGCGGCGGCGGCGCCAA
The nucleotide sequence above comes from Blastopirellula sp. J2-11. Encoded proteins:
- a CDS encoding FdhF/YdeP family oxidoreductase, translated to MIQSSESTNNVNGIVLHKALPDNGHGTICLIPTRPEPKLRQRRPESKATGLPAVANSFQYAIREAGIVRGTLPLLQLNQKDGFDCPGCAWPDPDGKRSAFDFCENGAKAVAHESDSRRITADFFAQYSVAELSTYSDYWLEQQGRLTQPMVLRAGAAHYEPIQWDEAFGMIATSLNSQQSPDEASFYTSGKAVNEAAFAYQLFARQFGTNNLPDCSNMCHESSGSALTNTLGFGKGTVTLEDLENAELIFVVGQNPGTNHPRQLTALQHAKRKGAKIIAVNPLPETGLISFMNPQEVLGMLGVATKLADLFLQVKINGDVPLFKGILKTLVERDDVQPGAAINWDFVHQYTTNMDDLRNSVRQAPWEDLERLSGISREQMSVVADWVCKTERIVICWCLGVTQHQNGAGNVQELVNLLLLRGAIGMPAAGACCVRGHSNVQGDRTMGVWERAAPEFLDQLRDAFQFEPPRHHGLDAQRTAKAMHNGKIKTFISLGGNFLMALSDTQFTAEALQRVALTVRIGTKLNRADLVTGKQALLLPCLGRTEIDFRLIDNVVHEQFTSTENSMGVVQWSRGRFTPASSYLLGETEIVCRIAAAALGPQASVDWQAWGQNYDHIRAGIAKVIPGCAHYNQDVRKPGGFYLPNPPRQRIFPTATGKALFTANALPERKLEPNQLLLTTIRSHDQFNTTIYGLHDRYRGIHNARRVVLVNVADLRQLGLISQQKVDVTSHFDGQTRTAYQFTVVEYPIPPGCAAMYYPEANVLAPIDATDTVSNCPAFKSMVITLAANQA
- a CDS encoding cupin domain-containing protein, with amino-acid sequence MSEFPRREFFAGAAGLAIGAAAALGGAVKKQEEALGGDPSFMNNIPAPLLAGKDLPTFKFALEKSKGKVIGGSFGKEVTVEQLPISTGIAGVSMRLEPGAMRELHWHATAAEWAFVLEGNVRTTVIQPDGYAETNDFEPGDVWFFPRGHGHMLECLGNKACHFILIFDNGYFSEFGTFSISDWMGHVPAPLLAKNFGLPESTFKDFPKEEVYFAHGEQPPQTPTVPLQGLQIPPLTHKHQLLAGPPHSEFEGGREWRVDTERFPISTTVTGVYLELEPKGMRELHWHPNADEWQYVIDGNVSVTMFGSHGRFRTETLEKGDAGYIPQGYGHSIENVGDKKAKILIGFNSGTYEKIDLSQWIAGNPTDVLATNFSRPKTLFDKFPKKDVFIAE